The DNA region CTCCGAGGCGCGTGTTCTTCCCTCGTCATAATGGAGTCGAGGTTATACTCCCCCTCGGAATGGATAACATCATAGACTCCGGCATTCAGCTTCCTGCATCCGCTGTCTCTCACGTGGATCTTTCTGATCCCTTCGACCGAACACATAAAGACTTCGTTAGGGGCTACGCGCACAAAGTTGCCGTATTTTTCAAACAGGGCCGCTTGCTCGAGGTGCTTTTGGCCGTTGCGAGCTGCGTACAGGCTCGTGAGCTTGGTTATCTTGGCCAAAAATAGACCGCGGATGTGGCGTagggggtggaagaagaggcggtgtatgatgatggaggtgaagagggcgGTGAGGTAGGAGAGGAA from Podospora pseudopauciseta strain CBS 411.78 chromosome 6, whole genome shotgun sequence includes:
- a CDS encoding hypothetical protein (EggNog:ENOG503NWCS; COG:Q); this encodes MAFTTPPPFASSSSTSPRLLLFTTLFLSYLTALFTSIIIHRLFFHPLRHIRGLFLAKITKLTSLYAARNGQKHLEQAALFEKYGNFVRVAPNEVFMCSVEGIRKIHVRDSGCRKLNAGVYDVIHSEGEYNLDSIMTREEHAPRRKVGERAFSTKGEYKA